The following coding sequences are from one Microbacterium sp. SSM24 window:
- a CDS encoding ROK family protein, with translation MLKVGIDIGGTKIAGGVVDPDGRIIEKLRVDTPIDTKALSDAVIDMARHFSAGHDIAAVGVAAAGFIDRDGATVIHAPNIAWRNEPLKATLEAGIDVPVTIENDANAAGWAEFRFGAGRDVDNMVMLTMGTGVGGAIVLDGELFRGGHGIAAELGHTRFTRDGLLCGCGQNGCLEQYASGRALQREANTIADAGGIGQALADLRAEKGSISGPAVSRLVLAGDAGATEALRRVATALGEACGGFQAVLDPELFVIGGGVAQLGEDLLAPVRLAYETSLPGYGDRPVAAFAIAQLVNDAGLIGAADLAGAEG, from the coding sequence GTGCTCAAGGTCGGTATCGACATCGGCGGGACGAAGATCGCAGGAGGGGTCGTCGACCCCGACGGTCGCATCATCGAGAAGCTCCGCGTGGACACACCGATCGACACGAAGGCGCTCTCCGACGCGGTCATCGACATGGCGCGGCACTTCTCCGCCGGCCACGACATCGCCGCAGTGGGCGTCGCAGCCGCCGGGTTCATCGACCGGGACGGCGCGACGGTGATCCACGCGCCCAACATCGCCTGGCGCAACGAGCCCCTCAAGGCCACGCTGGAGGCCGGCATCGATGTGCCGGTCACGATCGAGAACGATGCCAACGCCGCCGGGTGGGCGGAGTTCCGCTTCGGCGCGGGCCGCGACGTCGACAACATGGTCATGCTCACGATGGGCACCGGCGTCGGTGGAGCGATCGTTCTCGACGGCGAACTGTTCCGCGGCGGTCATGGGATCGCCGCCGAGCTCGGTCACACGCGCTTCACGCGCGACGGTCTGCTGTGCGGCTGCGGACAGAACGGATGCCTCGAGCAGTATGCGTCCGGACGGGCGCTGCAGCGGGAGGCGAACACGATCGCCGACGCGGGCGGCATCGGTCAGGCGCTCGCCGATCTGCGGGCCGAGAAGGGCTCCATCAGCGGGCCCGCCGTGTCGAGGCTCGTCCTCGCCGGCGATGCCGGAGCGACCGAGGCGCTGCGTCGCGTCGCGACGGCGCTCGGCGAGGCCTGCGGCGGCTTCCAGGCCGTGCTCGATCCCGAGCTCTTCGTCATCGGCGGAGGAGTGGCGCAGCTGGGCGAGGATCTCCTCGCACCGGTCCGCCTCGCCTACGAGACGTCTCTTCCGGGGTACGGCGACCGGCCGGTGGCCGCGTTCGCGATCGCACAGCTCGTCAACGACGCCGGCCTGATCGGCGCCGCCGACCTCGCGGGAGCAGAGGGGTAG
- a CDS encoding trans-sulfuration enzyme family protein, with the protein MTPMSLHPDSLAVHAGRDDLAALGVHALPLDLSSTNPLPGIDVGGLSYEALATGGHPFEGGSHVYARLWNPTVARFEEALARLEHAEEAVAFSSGMAAVTAVLLALSHEQGKRHVVAVRPLYGGTDHLLASGLLSVEATYCAPDAVAASLRPDTALVILESPANPTLELVDIRAVVAAAGDVPVLVDNTFATPVLQHPLDLGAAISLHSATKYLGGHGDVVGGVVACDAATAAALRRTRAITGAIMHPLAAYLLHRGLGTLPVRMRAQQETARSVASWLTTRPEVARVHFPGFAECDPYGLVGTQQDGPGAMIAIELAGGFDAASALTSSVGLFTHAVSLGSVDSLIQHPAALTHRPVQSEAKPSDALVRLSIGLEAPQDLIADLAQALSAVPAARRPEVVAAL; encoded by the coding sequence ATGACACCGATGTCGCTGCATCCCGACAGCCTTGCCGTGCACGCCGGCCGCGATGACCTCGCCGCGCTGGGCGTCCACGCGTTGCCCCTCGATCTCTCGTCCACGAACCCGCTCCCCGGGATCGATGTCGGAGGTCTCTCGTACGAGGCCCTCGCGACCGGCGGCCACCCGTTCGAGGGCGGCTCTCACGTGTACGCGCGGCTGTGGAATCCCACGGTGGCGCGCTTCGAGGAGGCGCTGGCCCGCCTCGAGCACGCCGAGGAGGCCGTCGCTTTCTCGTCGGGGATGGCCGCCGTCACCGCCGTGCTCCTCGCCCTGTCGCACGAGCAGGGCAAGCGCCACGTGGTCGCCGTCCGTCCGCTGTACGGCGGCACCGACCACCTGCTGGCGTCGGGACTGCTGAGCGTCGAGGCCACCTACTGCGCGCCCGACGCCGTCGCCGCCTCGCTGCGTCCCGACACCGCACTCGTGATCCTGGAGTCCCCCGCGAACCCGACCCTCGAGCTCGTCGACATCCGCGCGGTCGTCGCGGCGGCGGGCGACGTGCCGGTGCTCGTCGACAACACGTTCGCTACGCCGGTGCTCCAGCATCCGCTCGACCTCGGTGCCGCGATCTCGCTGCACAGCGCCACCAAGTACCTCGGCGGCCACGGGGACGTCGTCGGCGGAGTCGTGGCATGCGATGCGGCCACCGCTGCCGCCCTGCGCCGCACTCGAGCCATCACGGGCGCGATCATGCATCCGCTGGCCGCCTACCTGCTGCACCGGGGCCTCGGCACCCTTCCGGTGCGGATGCGGGCACAGCAGGAGACCGCGCGGTCGGTCGCGAGCTGGCTCACGACGCGGCCGGAGGTGGCGCGCGTGCACTTCCCCGGGTTCGCGGAGTGCGACCCGTACGGCCTGGTCGGCACGCAGCAGGACGGGCCCGGCGCGATGATCGCGATCGAGCTCGCGGGCGGGTTCGACGCCGCCAGTGCGCTGACGTCGTCGGTCGGGCTCTTCACCCACGCGGTGTCACTGGGCAGCGTCGACTCGCTCATCCAGCATCCTGCCGCCCTCACACACCGTCCGGTGCAGAGCGAGGCCAAGCCGTCGGATGCACTCGTCCGCCTGTCGATCGGCCTCGAGGCGCCGCAGGATCTCATCGCCGACCTCGCTCAGGCGCTCTCCGCGGTGCCGGCCGCACGTCGGCCCGAGGTGGTCGCGGCGCTCTGA
- a CDS encoding ParA family protein: protein MHVLSVSSLKGGVGKTTVTLGLASAAFARGVRTLVVDLDPQSDVSTGMDIQVAGRLNVADVLANPKEKTVRQAITSSGWAKVHPGTIDVMIGSPSAINFDGPHPSVRDVWKLEEALATIEADYDLVLIDCAPSLNALTRTAWAASDRVIVITEPGLFSVAAADRALRAIEEIRRGLSPRLQPLGIVVNRVRPQSIEHQFRIKELRDMFGPLVLSPQLPERTSLQQAQGAAKPLHIWPGDSAQELAADFDSLLDRVMRTGRIPVPGEARI from the coding sequence GTGCACGTCCTTTCCGTCAGCTCGCTCAAGGGTGGTGTCGGCAAGACGACCGTGACTCTCGGACTCGCGTCGGCGGCTTTCGCCCGCGGTGTCCGCACGCTCGTCGTCGACCTAGACCCGCAATCCGACGTGTCGACGGGCATGGATATTCAGGTGGCAGGTCGCCTGAATGTCGCCGATGTCCTCGCCAATCCGAAGGAGAAGACGGTCCGTCAGGCCATCACCTCCAGCGGCTGGGCGAAGGTGCATCCGGGCACGATCGACGTCATGATCGGCAGCCCGTCTGCGATCAACTTCGACGGTCCCCACCCGAGCGTGCGCGACGTGTGGAAGCTCGAAGAAGCACTTGCCACGATCGAGGCCGACTACGACCTGGTCCTCATCGACTGCGCGCCGTCGCTCAACGCCCTCACCCGCACGGCCTGGGCCGCGAGCGACCGCGTCATCGTCATCACCGAGCCGGGCCTCTTCTCCGTCGCGGCTGCCGACCGCGCTCTCCGCGCGATCGAGGAGATCCGCCGCGGCCTCTCGCCGCGCCTGCAGCCTCTCGGCATCGTGGTCAATCGCGTGCGACCGCAGTCGATCGAGCACCAGTTCCGCATCAAGGAGCTTCGCGACATGTTCGGCCCGCTCGTCCTGTCGCCGCAGCTGCCGGAGCGCACGTCGCTCCAGCAGGCGCAGGGTGCGGCGAAGCCGCTCCACATCTGGCCCGGCGACTCGGCTCAGGAACTCGCAGCCGACTTCGACTCGCTCCTCGACCGCGTCATGCGCACCGGTCGCATCCCCGTGCCGGGCGAAGCCCGCATCTGA
- a CDS encoding MinD/ParA family protein, whose translation MTPDRPDHTPDESENGVLSDTGSLDTSGIGILGGATAQVNVELPSEEEDDDLVEDEVIDGGMPFVVEIPADTAEAELVESAETEDWTVEDDVEDWQPVEDIADADVVGEGFAPEFPSAAEPADVADEGETAASDLTAGAHEDPPVSAAAAAVPRPAAAAPVERVSYPNADVSLTSKRLGEFEPDRETADLLTADRLLDPHQVVRSEPEGYWQHLVYSISGRRINLGDGKRARARKELDRRIAAPLHGGARFVPVLSRKGGVGKTTVTTLLGMALADARDDRVIAVDANPDRGTLAERIARASGKTVRDLVRARGDVVGFNDLSDIVARDETRLDVVASDSDPRVSEAFSDADYRDVATLAAHYYSIVLTDTGTGIVHSVMGATLELADQLVIVSGLSVDEARLASETLTWLETNGYADKVRGAVVVLNNSRPGNPLVQLEELEAHFRTRVRAVVRMPYDSHIAAGSAIVFRDLQQATRDAARDLAATVVEGLRTYASAA comes from the coding sequence GTGACGCCTGATCGCCCTGACCACACGCCCGACGAATCCGAGAACGGTGTGCTCTCCGACACGGGCAGCCTCGACACCAGCGGAATCGGCATCCTCGGCGGCGCCACCGCACAGGTGAACGTCGAACTGCCCTCCGAAGAGGAGGACGACGATCTCGTCGAGGACGAGGTCATCGACGGCGGCATGCCGTTCGTCGTCGAGATCCCGGCCGACACGGCCGAGGCCGAGTTGGTCGAGAGTGCCGAGACCGAGGACTGGACCGTCGAGGACGACGTCGAGGACTGGCAGCCGGTGGAGGACATCGCCGACGCCGACGTCGTGGGCGAAGGCTTCGCGCCGGAGTTCCCGTCGGCCGCCGAGCCCGCCGACGTCGCGGACGAGGGCGAGACGGCGGCATCCGACCTGACCGCCGGGGCGCACGAAGACCCGCCGGTCTCCGCAGCGGCCGCCGCCGTCCCGCGCCCCGCGGCCGCAGCTCCCGTGGAGCGCGTTTCCTACCCGAACGCGGACGTGAGTCTCACCTCGAAGCGCCTGGGCGAGTTCGAGCCCGATCGCGAGACGGCCGATCTGCTGACCGCCGACCGCCTGCTCGACCCGCACCAGGTCGTCCGGAGCGAGCCGGAGGGCTACTGGCAGCACCTGGTGTACTCGATCTCGGGGAGGCGCATCAACCTCGGCGACGGCAAGCGCGCCCGCGCTCGCAAGGAGCTCGACCGCCGCATCGCAGCGCCGCTCCACGGCGGCGCCCGCTTCGTGCCGGTGCTCTCGCGCAAGGGAGGCGTCGGCAAGACGACCGTCACCACCCTGCTCGGCATGGCACTCGCCGATGCGCGCGACGACCGCGTGATCGCCGTCGACGCGAACCCCGACCGCGGCACGCTCGCCGAGCGCATCGCACGCGCCAGCGGGAAGACGGTGCGCGATCTCGTGCGTGCGCGGGGCGACGTGGTCGGGTTCAACGACCTCTCCGACATCGTCGCGCGCGACGAGACCCGCCTCGACGTCGTGGCGTCGGATTCCGACCCCCGCGTATCCGAGGCGTTCAGCGACGCGGACTATCGCGATGTCGCCACGCTCGCCGCCCACTACTACTCGATCGTGCTCACCGACACCGGCACCGGGATCGTGCACTCCGTGATGGGCGCGACACTCGAACTGGCCGACCAGCTCGTCATCGTCTCGGGACTCAGCGTCGACGAGGCGCGGCTCGCGTCCGAGACGCTCACGTGGCTCGAGACCAACGGCTACGCCGACAAGGTGCGCGGTGCCGTTGTGGTGCTGAACAACTCGCGGCCCGGCAACCCTCTCGTGCAGCTCGAGGAGCTCGAGGCGCATTTCCGCACCCGCGTGCGCGCCGTCGTCCGCATGCCCTACGACTCGCACATCGCGGCCGGCAGCGCCATCGTCTTCCGCGACCTGCAGCAGGCCACGCGAGACGCTGCACGCGATCTCGCCGCGACCGTCGTCGAGGGTCTGCGCACCTACGCGTCCGCCGCATAG
- a CDS encoding peptide deformylase gives MAVRSIRVFGDPVLTSASAPIGDIDDGVRALVRDLLDTVELPGRAGLAAPQIGVGLRAFSYNIDGDIGYVLNPVLEVSGEPEAIGEGCLSVPGLWHDAVRHPWARVTGIDLDGNEVVLEGEGLMAQALQHETDHLDGMLYLKRLTPEERRIAMREIRESSWF, from the coding sequence ATGGCAGTTCGTTCCATCCGGGTCTTCGGCGACCCCGTGCTCACGTCCGCGAGCGCGCCGATCGGCGACATCGACGACGGCGTGCGCGCACTCGTGCGCGACCTGCTCGACACGGTCGAGCTCCCCGGCCGCGCAGGTCTCGCGGCACCGCAGATCGGCGTCGGGCTCCGCGCCTTCAGCTACAACATCGACGGAGACATCGGCTACGTGCTCAACCCCGTGCTGGAGGTCTCCGGCGAGCCGGAGGCGATCGGGGAAGGATGTCTGTCCGTGCCGGGGCTGTGGCATGACGCCGTGCGCCACCCGTGGGCGCGGGTCACCGGCATCGACCTCGACGGCAACGAGGTCGTGCTGGAGGGCGAAGGGCTCATGGCTCAGGCTCTGCAGCACGAGACCGACCACCTCGACGGGATGCTCTACCTCAAGAGGCTCACGCCCGAGGAGCGTCGCATCGCGATGCGGGAGATCCGCGAGTCCAGCTGGTTCTAG
- a CDS encoding AMP-dependent synthetase/ligase produces MVQFEVPAIVPADPQANVADLLVERVKATPQLALFAVPDAGGWRDITAADFQKQVVALAKGFVAAGIEPGEKVAFIARTTYDWTLVDFALFYAGAVMVPVYETSSPSQISWILNDSGAIACLSESADHSARLDEIRADVPLIRSTWEMQRGDLDKLVAGGKDVTDAEIERRRSIANGADIATLIYTSGSTGRPKGCVLTHSNFVELTRNSAKSLHEVVAKPGASTLLFITTAHIFARFISVLNIHAGVKTGHQPDTKQLLPALGSFKPTYLLAVPRVFEKVYNSAEQKAEAGGKGKIFRAAAHTAVEHSRLLQEGKKVPFMTKVKFRLFDRLVYSKLRTAMGGNVVYAVSGSAPLGHRLGHFFHSLGVTILEGYGLTETTAPATVNLATKSKIGTVGPVLPGVGIRLAEDGEIQVRGINVFKEYWRNPEATAAAFDGDWFKTGDIGSFDDEGFLSITGRKKEIIVTAGGKNVAPAVLEDPIRANPIVGQVVVVGDQKPFISALITLDPEMLPTWLANNDLPGDMSLTDASKNEAVRAEVQRAIDHANKSVSRAESIRKFTILDSEWTEASGHLTPKMSIKRNVIMDDFAGAIEELYSVPVNTSNVSLK; encoded by the coding sequence GTGGTCCAATTCGAAGTCCCCGCAATCGTCCCCGCCGATCCCCAGGCGAATGTCGCCGATCTGCTCGTCGAGCGGGTGAAGGCGACGCCGCAGCTCGCGCTGTTCGCCGTCCCCGACGCGGGCGGCTGGCGCGACATCACGGCCGCCGACTTCCAGAAGCAGGTGGTGGCCCTCGCGAAGGGCTTCGTGGCCGCGGGCATCGAGCCGGGCGAGAAGGTCGCGTTCATCGCACGCACCACCTACGACTGGACGCTCGTCGATTTCGCACTCTTCTACGCGGGCGCTGTCATGGTCCCCGTGTACGAGACGAGCTCACCGTCGCAGATCAGCTGGATCCTCAACGACTCCGGCGCGATCGCGTGCCTGTCCGAGTCGGCCGATCACTCCGCGCGCCTCGATGAGATCCGCGCAGACGTGCCGTTGATCCGCTCGACGTGGGAGATGCAGCGCGGCGACCTCGACAAGCTCGTCGCCGGTGGCAAGGACGTCACCGATGCCGAGATCGAACGCCGTCGCAGCATCGCCAACGGCGCCGACATCGCGACCCTCATCTACACGTCCGGCTCGACGGGACGCCCGAAGGGGTGCGTGCTCACCCACAGCAACTTCGTGGAGCTCACCCGCAACTCGGCCAAGTCGCTCCACGAGGTCGTGGCCAAGCCGGGTGCGTCGACGCTGCTGTTCATCACGACGGCGCACATCTTCGCGCGCTTCATCTCGGTGCTGAACATCCACGCCGGCGTGAAGACCGGCCACCAGCCCGACACGAAGCAGCTGCTGCCGGCGCTCGGCTCGTTCAAGCCGACGTACCTGCTGGCGGTGCCGCGCGTGTTCGAGAAGGTGTACAACTCGGCCGAGCAGAAGGCCGAGGCGGGCGGTAAGGGCAAGATCTTCCGCGCCGCGGCCCACACCGCCGTCGAGCACTCGCGCCTCCTGCAGGAGGGCAAGAAGGTTCCCTTCATGACGAAGGTGAAGTTCAGGCTCTTCGACCGTCTCGTCTACAGCAAGCTGCGCACCGCCATGGGCGGCAACGTGGTGTACGCCGTGTCGGGCTCCGCTCCGCTCGGACACCGTCTCGGGCACTTCTTCCACAGCCTCGGCGTGACCATCCTCGAGGGCTACGGCCTCACCGAGACGACGGCGCCCGCGACGGTCAACCTCGCGACCAAGTCGAAGATCGGCACCGTCGGTCCAGTGCTCCCGGGTGTCGGCATCCGACTCGCCGAGGACGGCGAGATCCAGGTGCGCGGCATCAACGTGTTCAAGGAGTACTGGCGCAACCCCGAGGCGACGGCCGCGGCGTTCGACGGCGACTGGTTCAAGACCGGTGACATCGGCTCGTTCGATGACGAGGGCTTCCTCAGCATCACCGGCCGCAAGAAGGAGATCATCGTGACGGCCGGCGGCAAGAACGTCGCCCCCGCCGTGCTCGAGGATCCGATTCGCGCGAACCCGATCGTCGGTCAGGTCGTCGTCGTCGGCGACCAGAAGCCGTTCATCTCGGCGCTCATCACGCTGGACCCCGAGATGCTGCCGACGTGGCTGGCCAACAACGACCTTCCGGGCGACATGTCGCTGACGGACGCCTCCAAGAACGAGGCCGTCCGCGCCGAGGTGCAGCGCGCGATCGACCACGCGAACAAGTCCGTCTCGCGCGCCGAGTCGATCCGCAAGTTCACCATCCTCGACAGCGAGTGGACCGAGGCGAGCGGCCACCTCACGCCGAAGATGAGCATCAAGCGCAACGTCATCATGGATGACTTCGCCGGCGCCATCGAGGAGCTCTACAGCGTCCCGGTGAACACGTCCAACGTCTCGCTCAAGTAG
- a CDS encoding pyruvate carboxylase, producing the protein MFRKILVANRGEIAIRAFRAAYELGARTVAVFPFEDRGSLHRQKADESYEIGEKGHPVRAYLDIDEIIRVALASGADAVYPGYGFLSENPDLAEKCAENGLVFIGPPSSVLEMAGNKVTAKQHAVAAGVPVLRSTDASDDVDALVAQADGIGFPIFVKAVAGGGGRGMRRVEQPAELAPALAEAMREAGSAFGDARVFLEQAVQRPRHIEVQILADKSGETVHLFERDCSVQRRHQKVIEIAPAPNLDPAVRDALHAYAVAFARSIGYENAGTVEFLLETAGPRTGEVVFIEMNPRIQVEHTVTEEVTDVDLVQSQMRIAAGETLAELGLLQDQIQLRGAALQCRITTEDPSQGFRPDTGRITTYRSPGGAGIRLDGGTTAAGSQISPHFDSMLAKLTCRARDFPAAVTRARRALAEFRIRGVATNIPFLRAVLDDEAFVAGDVSTSFIDERPLLLTSNPSRDRATKLLNWLADVTVNRPYGEKPLSVSPGSKLPHIDLSAAPPHGTLERLRALGPDGFARALREQTPLAVTETTFRDAHQSLLATRVRTRDLVRVGPHVARMTPQLLSVEAWGGATYDVALRFLAEDPWERLAALREAMPNIPIQMLLRGRNTVGYTPRPVEVTDAFVNEAAATGVDIFRIFDALNDVSQMRPAIEAVRGTGTALAEVAVCYTADLLDPAEQLYTLDYYLRLAEQIVEAGAHVLAIKDMAGLLRPAAAAKLVTALRERFDLPVHLHTHDTAGGQLATLLAASAAGVDAVDAAAAPMSGTTSQPSLSALVAALAHTDRDTGLDLQAVSDLEPYWEAVRHLYRPFESGLPAPTGRVYHHEIPGGQLSNLRQQAIALGLADDFELIEDMYAAADRLLGRIPKVTPSSKVVGDLALALVAVRADPADFEQNPQNYDIPDSVVGFMAGELGDLPGGWPEPFRTKVLAGRTVSIDVPPLTDEERAGLAGDGVDRRRTLNRLLFPAPAREFEKNRATYGDLTALGTPDYLYGLKPGEEHVAEIDPGVQLYVGLEAIGEADAKGIRTVMTTLNGQLRPVFVRDRSITVDVKQAERADTTKPGQVAAPFSGVVTLKASVGDTVTAGQPVASIEAMKMEAAITSPVDGVVERLAISETQQVDAGDLLVVIRPAQ; encoded by the coding sequence ATGTTCCGCAAGATCCTGGTCGCGAACCGCGGCGAAATCGCCATCCGAGCATTCCGCGCCGCGTATGAGCTGGGTGCTCGCACCGTCGCGGTGTTCCCCTTCGAGGACCGCGGATCGCTGCACCGCCAGAAAGCCGACGAGTCGTACGAGATCGGCGAGAAGGGGCATCCGGTCCGCGCCTACCTCGACATCGATGAGATCATCCGGGTCGCCCTGGCGTCCGGCGCCGACGCGGTGTACCCCGGTTACGGGTTCCTGTCCGAGAATCCCGATCTCGCCGAGAAGTGCGCCGAGAACGGGCTGGTCTTCATCGGTCCGCCCTCGTCCGTGCTCGAGATGGCAGGGAACAAGGTCACCGCCAAGCAGCACGCGGTCGCGGCCGGTGTTCCGGTGCTGCGCTCGACCGACGCATCCGATGACGTCGACGCGCTCGTCGCGCAGGCGGACGGCATCGGCTTCCCGATCTTCGTCAAGGCGGTCGCCGGCGGCGGCGGCCGCGGCATGCGCCGTGTCGAGCAGCCCGCGGAACTGGCACCCGCTCTGGCCGAAGCGATGCGCGAGGCCGGCAGCGCGTTCGGCGATGCGCGCGTCTTCCTCGAGCAGGCCGTCCAGCGGCCGCGTCACATCGAGGTGCAGATCCTCGCCGACAAGTCGGGCGAGACGGTGCACCTTTTCGAACGCGACTGCTCTGTGCAGCGGCGTCACCAGAAGGTGATCGAGATCGCACCCGCGCCGAACCTCGACCCCGCGGTGCGCGACGCGCTCCACGCCTACGCCGTCGCGTTCGCCCGGTCCATCGGCTACGAGAACGCGGGGACCGTCGAGTTCCTGCTCGAGACCGCCGGCCCCCGCACGGGCGAGGTGGTCTTCATCGAGATGAACCCGCGCATCCAGGTGGAGCACACCGTGACCGAGGAGGTCACGGATGTCGACCTCGTGCAGTCGCAGATGCGCATCGCCGCGGGGGAGACGCTCGCCGAGCTGGGTCTCCTGCAGGACCAGATCCAGCTGCGCGGCGCGGCCCTTCAGTGCCGGATCACCACGGAGGACCCGTCGCAGGGGTTCCGCCCCGACACCGGCCGCATCACGACCTATCGCTCGCCGGGCGGCGCCGGCATCCGTCTGGACGGCGGCACGACCGCCGCAGGGTCGCAGATCAGTCCCCATTTCGACTCGATGCTCGCCAAGCTCACGTGCCGCGCCCGCGACTTCCCCGCGGCGGTCACTCGCGCGCGTCGCGCCCTCGCCGAGTTCCGCATTCGCGGAGTCGCCACGAACATCCCGTTCCTGCGGGCGGTGCTCGACGACGAGGCGTTCGTCGCGGGCGACGTCAGCACGTCCTTCATCGACGAGCGGCCGCTGCTGCTCACGAGCAACCCGTCCCGCGACCGCGCGACGAAGCTCCTGAACTGGCTCGCCGACGTGACCGTCAACCGTCCCTATGGCGAGAAGCCGCTCTCGGTGTCGCCGGGCAGCAAACTGCCCCACATCGACCTCAGCGCCGCGCCGCCCCACGGCACGCTCGAGCGCCTGCGCGCGCTCGGTCCCGACGGATTCGCCCGCGCCCTTCGTGAGCAGACGCCGCTGGCCGTCACCGAGACCACGTTCCGCGACGCGCACCAGTCCCTCCTCGCCACACGTGTCCGCACGCGCGATCTCGTGCGCGTCGGGCCGCACGTCGCTCGCATGACCCCGCAGCTCCTGTCGGTCGAGGCCTGGGGAGGTGCAACCTACGACGTCGCGCTGCGCTTCCTCGCCGAGGACCCGTGGGAGCGTCTGGCGGCGCTGCGCGAGGCGATGCCCAACATCCCGATCCAGATGCTCCTCCGCGGCCGCAACACGGTGGGCTACACGCCGCGCCCGGTCGAGGTGACGGACGCGTTCGTGAATGAGGCCGCCGCGACCGGCGTCGACATCTTCCGCATCTTCGACGCGCTCAACGACGTGTCGCAGATGCGCCCGGCGATCGAGGCCGTGCGCGGCACGGGGACGGCTCTCGCCGAGGTGGCCGTCTGCTACACCGCCGATCTCCTCGATCCGGCCGAGCAGCTCTACACGCTCGACTACTACCTGCGGCTGGCCGAGCAGATCGTCGAGGCCGGTGCGCACGTGCTGGCGATCAAGGACATGGCGGGTCTGCTGCGTCCCGCGGCAGCCGCCAAGCTGGTGACCGCCCTGCGCGAGCGCTTCGATCTTCCCGTCCACCTGCACACGCACGACACGGCCGGGGGTCAGCTCGCGACGCTGCTCGCCGCGAGTGCGGCCGGGGTGGACGCGGTGGATGCCGCAGCCGCGCCGATGTCGGGCACGACGAGTCAGCCGTCGCTCTCCGCCCTCGTCGCAGCCCTGGCCCACACCGACCGCGACACGGGCCTCGACCTGCAGGCCGTGAGTGACCTCGAGCCGTACTGGGAGGCCGTTCGCCACCTGTACCGCCCGTTCGAATCCGGTCTTCCCGCGCCGACGGGCCGCGTGTATCACCACGAGATCCCCGGGGGCCAGCTCTCCAACCTCCGCCAGCAGGCGATCGCGCTCGGGCTGGCCGACGACTTCGAACTCATCGAGGACATGTACGCCGCTGCGGACCGGCTGCTCGGTCGCATCCCCAAGGTGACGCCGTCCTCGAAGGTCGTCGGCGACCTCGCGCTCGCGCTCGTCGCGGTGCGGGCCGATCCGGCCGACTTCGAGCAGAACCCGCAGAACTACGACATCCCGGACTCGGTCGTCGGGTTCATGGCGGGTGAGCTGGGCGACCTTCCCGGAGGGTGGCCGGAGCCCTTCCGCACGAAGGTGCTCGCCGGCCGGACCGTATCGATCGACGTCCCGCCGCTCACCGACGAAGAGCGGGCAGGCCTCGCCGGCGACGGCGTCGACCGGCGTCGCACCCTGAACCGGCTGCTCTTCCCCGCCCCTGCGCGCGAGTTCGAGAAGAACCGCGCGACCTACGGCGACCTGACCGCGCTCGGAACCCCCGACTACCTCTACGGCCTCAAGCCGGGGGAGGAGCACGTCGCCGAGATCGACCCCGGTGTGCAGCTCTACGTCGGTCTGGAGGCGATCGGCGAGGCCGATGCCAAGGGCATCCGCACCGTCATGACGACGCTCAACGGACAGCTCCGACCGGTCTTCGTGCGCGACCGCAGCATCACGGTGGACGTCAAGCAGGCTGAGCGTGCCGACACCACGAAGCCCGGTCAGGTGGCCGCTCCCTTCTCGGGCGTCGTCACATTGAAGGCATCGGTCGGCGACACGGTGACCGCCGGTCAGCCGGTGGCGTCGATCGAGGCGATGAAGATGGAGGCAGCCATCACGTCGCCCGTCGACGGCGTCGTGGAGCGCCTCGCGATCAGCGAGACGCAGCAGGTGGATGCAGGAGACCTTTTGGTCGTGATCCGCCCCGCGCAGTAA
- a CDS encoding Lrp/AsnC family transcriptional regulator: MPHPPKNPQVVATALDATDRALLAALIDDGRMTNAALAARVGLAESTCAYRVRALRESGVITDISARVDLAAVGRPIQAVIQVQLASHSRAHIDALFDRLAGIPGALSVVHVSGDNDFHVHVAVASPERLRDLILEHITSHPAVTKTETQLIFEARRGSGVLGPL; the protein is encoded by the coding sequence ATGCCGCACCCGCCGAAGAATCCGCAGGTCGTCGCCACGGCGCTCGACGCGACGGATCGCGCCCTCCTGGCAGCGCTCATCGATGACGGGCGCATGACGAACGCGGCGCTGGCGGCGCGCGTGGGGCTTGCGGAATCGACGTGCGCTTATCGCGTGCGTGCGCTGCGCGAGTCGGGGGTCATCACGGACATCTCGGCGCGCGTGGATCTCGCGGCCGTGGGAAGGCCGATCCAGGCCGTGATCCAGGTGCAGCTCGCCAGCCACAGTCGCGCTCACATCGACGCGCTCTTCGACCGGCTCGCCGGCATTCCGGGCGCACTCTCGGTCGTGCACGTCTCCGGCGACAACGACTTCCATGTGCACGTCGCCGTCGCGAGTCCCGAGCGCCTGCGCGACCTCATCCTCGAGCACATCACGAGCCATCCGGCCGTCACGAAGACCGAGACGCAGCTGATCTTCGAGGCTCGCCGGGGGAGCGGAGTGCTCGGGCCGCTCTGA